A DNA window from Ornithinimicrobium humiphilum contains the following coding sequences:
- the tsaB gene encoding tRNA (adenosine(37)-N6)-threonylcarbamoyltransferase complex dimerization subunit type 1 TsaB: protein MLLAIDTSTTAIGAALHDGTGVVATVVHEDARRHGELLAPGVAEVLERAGVDREELTGIVCGVGPGPFTGLRVGVVTGLVLAHALRLAPPAGVCSLDALAHEVATSGAHLGRLLVATDARRKEVYWAVYDVTPEGARRLDGPGVARAADLPDDVRALPVVGRGAELYAEHLPHRLPDGPRDVDPGVLADLAVRLLNGSHPDAATGLLDPEPLYLRRPDAVAAPGTAMATAARPGTPS from the coding sequence GTGCTTCTCGCGATCGACACCTCGACCACGGCCATCGGTGCCGCCCTGCACGACGGCACCGGGGTGGTGGCCACGGTCGTGCACGAGGACGCCCGCCGGCACGGGGAGCTGCTCGCCCCCGGCGTCGCCGAGGTGCTCGAGCGTGCCGGGGTGGACCGCGAGGAGCTGACGGGCATCGTCTGCGGCGTCGGCCCCGGCCCCTTCACCGGTCTGCGCGTGGGCGTGGTCACCGGTCTCGTGCTCGCGCACGCCCTCCGCCTGGCCCCGCCGGCCGGCGTCTGCTCCCTCGACGCGCTCGCCCACGAGGTGGCCACCTCGGGCGCCCACCTCGGGCGTCTGCTCGTGGCGACCGACGCCCGCCGCAAGGAGGTCTACTGGGCGGTCTACGACGTCACGCCGGAGGGGGCGAGGAGGCTGGACGGTCCCGGCGTCGCCCGCGCCGCCGACCTTCCCGACGACGTCCGGGCCCTGCCGGTCGTCGGGCGGGGCGCCGAGCTCTACGCCGAGCACCTGCCGCACCGGCTCCCCGACGGGCCGCGAGACGTCGACCCGGGCGTGCTCGCCGACCTCGCCGTGCGCCTGCTCAACGGCTCCCACCCGGACGCCGCGACCGGTCTGCTCGACCCTGAGCCCCTCTACCTGCGCCGGCCCGACGCCGTGGCCGCCCCCGGCACCGCGATGGCGACGGCTGCGCGGCCGGGAACGCCGTCGTGA